In Cupriavidus taiwanensis, the following are encoded in one genomic region:
- a CDS encoding ABC transporter ATP-binding protein has protein sequence MKAIEIHDVRKRYRNLQALKGVSFTVERGEFFGLLGPNGAGKTTLISILAGLNRADSGRVSVLGHDVVADYRMARRMLGVVPQELVFDPFFTVRETLRLQSGYFGLTRNDDWIDEIMANLDLTGKADANMRQLSGGMKRRVLVAQALVHRPPVIVLDEPTAGVDVELRQTLWKFISRLNREGHTIILTTHYLEEAEALCDRIAMLKFGEVVALDRTSNLLTQFAGLQLVLTFARGGLPPALEPLRMPANPGERAVRLRLSGYQAVEPILAACREAGCDIEDMEINKADLEDVFVQIMRREGHMPGALPDPAMEAAA, from the coding sequence ATGAAAGCCATTGAAATCCACGACGTTCGCAAGCGCTACCGCAACCTGCAGGCGCTCAAGGGCGTCAGCTTCACCGTCGAACGCGGCGAATTCTTCGGCCTGCTCGGGCCCAACGGCGCCGGCAAGACCACGCTGATCTCGATCCTCGCCGGCCTGAACCGGGCCGATTCCGGCCGCGTCAGTGTGCTTGGGCACGATGTCGTCGCCGATTACCGGATGGCCCGGCGTATGCTGGGCGTGGTGCCGCAGGAGCTGGTGTTCGATCCGTTCTTCACGGTGCGCGAGACGCTGCGGCTGCAGTCCGGCTATTTCGGCCTGACCCGCAACGACGACTGGATCGACGAGATCATGGCCAACCTGGACCTGACCGGGAAGGCGGACGCCAATATGCGCCAGCTGTCCGGTGGCATGAAGCGGCGCGTGCTGGTGGCGCAGGCGCTGGTGCACCGCCCGCCGGTGATCGTGCTCGACGAGCCCACCGCCGGCGTCGACGTGGAGTTGCGGCAAACGCTGTGGAAATTCATCTCGCGCCTGAACCGCGAAGGGCACACCATCATCCTGACCACGCATTACCTCGAAGAGGCCGAGGCACTGTGCGACCGCATCGCCATGCTCAAGTTCGGCGAAGTGGTGGCGCTGGACCGCACCAGCAACCTGCTGACCCAGTTTGCCGGGCTGCAACTGGTGCTGACCTTCGCGCGCGGCGGCCTGCCGCCCGCGCTGGAGCCGCTGCGCATGCCGGCCAACCCCGGCGAGCGCGCGGTGCGGCTGCGGCTGTCGGGTTACCAGGCGGTGGAGCCGATCCTGGCCGCCTGCCGCGAAGCGGGCTGTGACATCGAAGACATGGAAATCAACAAGGCCGACCTCGAGGACGTATTCGTGCAGATCATGCGCCGCGAGGGGCATATGCCCGGCGCGCTGCCCGACCCGGCGATGGAGGCCGCGGCATGA
- a CDS encoding STAS domain-containing protein, whose protein sequence is MLSTGNSLTNQNAAAVLRDGLARVAQGDVEVDCTGLAQVDSAAVAVLLAWHRAAVARGQALVLRGVPAELAQLASLYGVDGLLGLASAAAPAATPPGHHHRH, encoded by the coding sequence ATGCTTTCCACGGGTAACTCGCTGACCAACCAGAATGCCGCCGCCGTGCTGCGCGACGGGCTGGCGCGCGTGGCCCAGGGCGATGTCGAGGTGGACTGCACCGGCCTGGCACAGGTGGACTCCGCTGCCGTCGCCGTCCTGCTGGCGTGGCACCGGGCCGCCGTGGCGCGCGGCCAGGCGCTGGTGCTGCGCGGCGTGCCGGCGGAGCTGGCGCAACTGGCCAGCCTGTACGGCGTCGACGGCCTGCTCGGCCTGGCAAGCGCAGCAGCGCCTGCCGCCACCCCACCGGGACACCACCACCGACATTGA
- a CDS encoding MlaC/ttg2D family ABC transporter substrate-binding protein: MLKRLLLPLLTAVAFAGTAQAQVSAQDAATPDGLVKAVVNDVMSTVKADKDMQAGNIGKITALVEQKIIPNANFQKTTQIAMGRNWSKATPEQQKQITEEFKTLLIRTYAGAIAQIRDQTVQYRPYRGTADDTDATIRTQVINKGEPIQMDYRLEKTANGWKVYDINVLGAWLTEAYKGSFNTIVGQQGVEGVIKTLQDRNRQLANAKS, from the coding sequence ATGCTCAAGCGACTGTTGCTCCCCCTCCTGACGGCGGTTGCCTTCGCGGGGACCGCGCAGGCCCAGGTGTCGGCTCAGGACGCGGCCACCCCGGACGGGCTGGTCAAGGCCGTGGTCAATGACGTGATGTCGACGGTGAAGGCCGACAAGGACATGCAGGCCGGCAATATCGGCAAGATCACCGCGCTGGTCGAACAGAAAATCATCCCCAACGCCAACTTCCAGAAGACCACGCAGATCGCCATGGGCCGCAACTGGTCCAAGGCCACGCCCGAGCAGCAGAAGCAGATCACCGAGGAATTCAAGACCCTGCTGATCCGCACCTACGCCGGCGCCATCGCGCAGATCCGCGACCAGACCGTGCAATATCGTCCGTACCGCGGCACCGCCGACGATACCGATGCCACCATCCGCACCCAGGTGATCAACAAGGGCGAGCCGATCCAGATGGACTACCGCCTGGAAAAGACCGCCAATGGCTGGAAGGTCTACGACATCAACGTGCTGGGCGCGTGGCTGACCGAGGCCTACAAGGGCAGCTTCAACACCATCGTCGGCCAGCAGGGCGTCGAGGGCGTGATCAAGACGCTGCAGGACCGCAACCGCCAGCTGGCCAACGCCAAGAGCTGA
- a CDS encoding MlaA family lipoprotein: MNAARHFRHIVATAAAAAALAGCATGPTANPKDPLEPFNREVSKINEDFDKGILRPVAEVYADYMPTPVQRAVENFFSNVSDVYSAVNNLLQGKPTRAAEDTMRVAMNTVLGIGGLIDIATPAGLPKYKEDFGQTLGVWGVPAGPYLVLPLFGPSTFRDTAGMLVDRQADPSAYFYPVSLRNSLVGVRIVAGRAQLLGASSLLEQAALDKYSFLRDSYLQRRQYLIYDGNPPGADDDADADAEGAAPAATEAGAPSAPQPAPSADGASAPAAEPPKPGAAGETQPEGQSMPLPPVLPGGLPGVRFR; encoded by the coding sequence GTGAACGCGGCCCGCCATTTCCGCCACATCGTGGCCACGGCCGCCGCCGCGGCGGCGCTTGCCGGTTGCGCCACCGGCCCCACCGCCAACCCGAAAGACCCGCTGGAGCCGTTCAACCGCGAGGTCTCGAAGATCAACGAGGACTTCGACAAGGGCATCCTGCGCCCGGTGGCCGAGGTCTATGCCGACTACATGCCCACCCCGGTGCAGCGCGCGGTGGAGAATTTCTTCTCCAATGTCAGCGACGTCTATTCGGCGGTGAACAACCTGCTGCAGGGCAAGCCGACGCGCGCGGCCGAAGACACCATGCGCGTCGCCATGAACACGGTGCTGGGCATCGGCGGCCTGATCGACATCGCCACCCCGGCCGGCCTGCCCAAGTACAAGGAAGACTTCGGCCAGACCCTGGGCGTATGGGGCGTGCCGGCTGGCCCGTACCTGGTGCTGCCGCTGTTCGGGCCCAGCACCTTCCGCGACACCGCCGGCATGCTGGTGGACCGCCAGGCGGACCCGTCGGCGTACTTCTACCCGGTCTCGCTGCGCAATTCGCTGGTCGGCGTGCGCATCGTCGCCGGCCGCGCCCAGTTGCTGGGGGCCAGTAGCCTGCTGGAGCAGGCCGCGCTGGACAAGTACTCGTTCCTGCGTGACTCCTACCTGCAGCGGCGCCAGTACCTGATCTACGACGGCAATCCGCCGGGGGCCGACGACGACGCGGATGCCGATGCCGAAGGCGCGGCGCCGGCCGCCACCGAAGCGGGCGCGCCTTCCGCACCGCAACCGGCCCCGTCGGCGGATGGCGCTTCCGCCCCCGCCGCCGAGCCGCCCAAGCCTGGCGCCGCGGGCGAAACCCAGCCGGAGGGGCAGAGCATGCCGCTGCCACCGGTGCTGCCGGGCGGGCTGCCGGGTGTGCGCTTCCGCTAA
- the mlaD gene encoding outer membrane lipid asymmetry maintenance protein MlaD, with protein sequence MKKNTLDFWVGLFVAAGFVALLFLALKAGNMSAFSFQDTYTVQARFDNIGGLKPRAPVKSAGVVVGRVAAIRFDDKTYQATVEMSLETRYQFPKDTSAKILTSGLLGEQYIGLEAGGDTAMLANGARITMTQSAVVLENLIGQFLYNKAADAGGGSSPGASAPAPAGDLK encoded by the coding sequence ATGAAAAAGAACACACTCGATTTCTGGGTGGGGCTGTTTGTGGCGGCAGGGTTCGTCGCCTTGCTCTTCCTGGCCCTCAAGGCAGGAAACATGAGCGCCTTCAGCTTCCAGGACACCTATACCGTGCAGGCCCGCTTCGACAATATCGGCGGGCTCAAGCCGCGCGCACCGGTCAAGAGCGCGGGCGTGGTGGTCGGCCGGGTCGCGGCGATCCGCTTCGACGACAAGACCTACCAGGCCACCGTCGAGATGAGCCTGGAGACGCGCTACCAGTTCCCGAAGGACACCTCGGCCAAGATCCTGACCTCGGGCCTGCTGGGCGAGCAGTACATCGGCCTCGAAGCCGGCGGCGATACCGCCATGCTGGCCAACGGCGCGCGCATCACCATGACGCAGTCGGCGGTGGTGCTCGAAAACCTGATCGGGCAGTTCCTGTACAACAAGGCCGCCGATGCCGGCGGCGGCTCGTCGCCCGGCGCCAGCGCGCCGGCCCCGGCTGGAGACCTCAAGTGA
- the mlaE gene encoding lipid asymmetry maintenance ABC transporter permease subunit MlaE, with the protein MTGFFSAIGAAVRRSISGLGHATRMFLTVLALSPALLRRFRLVTDQVFFVGNLSLVIIAVSGLFVGFVLGLQGYYTLNRYGSEQALGLLVALSLVRELGPVVTALLFAGRAGTSLTAEIGLMKAGEQLTAMEMMAVNPLQRVVAPRFWAGVIAMPVLAAIFSAVGILGGYVVGVQLIGVDAGAFWSQMQGGVDVRADVLNGVIKSFIFGIAVTFIALYQGFEAKPTPEGVSRATTRTVVIASLAVLGLDFLLTALMFSN; encoded by the coding sequence CTGACGGGCTTCTTCAGCGCCATCGGCGCGGCCGTGCGCCGCAGCATCTCCGGGCTGGGCCACGCCACGCGCATGTTCCTGACAGTGCTGGCGCTGTCGCCGGCGCTGCTGCGCCGCTTCCGGCTGGTGACCGACCAGGTCTTCTTTGTCGGCAACCTGTCGCTGGTGATCATCGCGGTGTCGGGCCTGTTCGTCGGCTTCGTGCTGGGGCTGCAGGGCTACTACACGCTCAACCGCTACGGCTCGGAGCAGGCGCTGGGGCTGCTGGTGGCGCTGTCGCTGGTGCGCGAGCTGGGCCCGGTGGTGACCGCGCTGCTGTTCGCCGGCCGCGCCGGCACGTCGCTGACCGCCGAGATCGGGCTGATGAAGGCGGGCGAGCAGCTCACGGCGATGGAAATGATGGCGGTCAATCCGCTGCAGCGCGTGGTCGCGCCGCGCTTCTGGGCGGGCGTGATCGCCATGCCGGTGCTGGCCGCGATCTTCAGCGCGGTGGGCATCCTGGGCGGCTACGTGGTCGGGGTGCAGCTGATCGGCGTCGATGCCGGCGCCTTCTGGTCGCAGATGCAGGGCGGCGTGGATGTGCGCGCCGACGTGCTCAACGGCGTGATCAAGAGCTTTATCTTTGGCATCGCGGTGACGTTCATTGCCCTGTACCAGGGCTTCGAGGCCAAGCCCACGCCGGAAGGCGTCTCGCGCGCGACCACCCGCACCGTGGTGATCGCGTCGCTGGCGGTGCTGGGGCTGGATTTCCTGCTGACGGCGCTGATGTTCAGCAACTGA
- a CDS encoding ABC transporter ATP-binding protein, producing the protein MTDSAQNLVELTAVDFAYADHGKPILSGLTMKFPRGKVIAVMGGSGCGKTTVLRLIGGQVRPQSGAVRFAGTDIHRLDTTGLYAVRRQMGMLFQFGALFTDLSVFDNVAFPLREHTDLPESMIRDLVLMKLNAVGLRGARDLMPSQISGGMARRVALARAIALDPALLMYDEPFAGLDPISLGLTARLIRSLNDALGATTIIVSHDVHETFQIADYVYFIADGRIAAEGAPEALRASTDPFVHQFVHAEADGPVPFHYAGPSLAEDFVGGAR; encoded by the coding sequence GTGACCGATTCTGCTCAAAACCTTGTCGAACTGACTGCGGTGGATTTCGCCTATGCGGACCACGGCAAGCCGATCCTGTCCGGCCTGACCATGAAATTCCCGCGCGGCAAGGTGATCGCGGTGATGGGCGGTTCGGGCTGCGGCAAGACCACGGTGCTGCGGCTGATCGGCGGCCAGGTGCGGCCGCAGTCGGGCGCGGTGCGCTTTGCCGGCACGGACATCCACCGGCTCGACACTACCGGCCTGTACGCGGTGCGCCGCCAGATGGGCATGCTGTTCCAGTTCGGCGCGCTGTTTACCGACCTGTCGGTGTTCGACAATGTCGCGTTCCCGCTGCGCGAGCACACCGACCTGCCCGAGTCGATGATCCGCGACCTGGTGCTGATGAAGCTCAACGCGGTCGGCCTGCGCGGCGCGCGCGACCTGATGCCGTCGCAGATCTCCGGCGGCATGGCGCGGCGCGTGGCGCTGGCGCGCGCGATCGCGCTGGATCCGGCGCTGCTGATGTATGACGAGCCCTTCGCCGGCCTGGACCCGATCTCGCTGGGGCTGACCGCGCGGCTGATCCGCAGCCTCAACGACGCGCTCGGCGCCACCACCATCATCGTCTCGCACGACGTGCACGAGACCTTCCAGATCGCCGACTACGTCTATTTCATTGCCGACGGGCGCATCGCCGCCGAAGGCGCGCCCGAGGCGCTGCGGGCCTCCACCGACCCGTTCGTGCATCAGTTCGTCCATGCCGAGGCCGACGGCCCGGTACCGTTCCATTACGCCGGACCGTCGCTGGCCGAGGATTTCGTCGGGGGTGCACGATGA
- a CDS encoding tripartite tricarboxylate transporter substrate binding protein yields MSEVRNLSRLWRGKAKFAPRLPAAAAARRWLPPVLCLVALGCATLASAVPARPAHAGTQPLARSMSFPDRPMRLIVPFPAGGVADAVARMLAERLSARLGVPVEVDNRPGSAGTIAGDVVAKASSDGHTLLFHQANMLIQPGLEPVPYDVVRDFTPVARVATTPLFLVIDARLPMRTPEQWVTAVRSSPGSYSYGYGQPGSPSHLYAEYAVRGLRGGVPLVTAKGEAAVVQEMLAGRISACFCSFAAVQSQVKSGGLRLVGVTGVARSPLAPLVPTLQESGQDGYAAAAWFGVMAPAKTPRAIVARLAGELDGVMSEREVRSRLQAAGLTPLRDSPEAFATAIRSESIQWQVILKDVPIAQEP; encoded by the coding sequence ATGTCCGAAGTGCGCAATTTGTCGCGGCTTTGGCGAGGTAAAGCGAAGTTCGCGCCGCGCCTGCCCGCGGCCGCCGCCGCCCGGCGCTGGCTGCCGCCCGTGCTGTGCCTGGTCGCGCTGGGATGTGCCACGCTGGCGTCTGCCGTGCCGGCCAGGCCCGCGCATGCCGGCACCCAGCCGCTGGCGCGCAGCATGTCGTTCCCCGACCGCCCGATGCGGCTGATCGTGCCGTTCCCGGCCGGCGGCGTCGCCGACGCCGTGGCGCGGATGCTGGCCGAGCGCCTGTCGGCCAGGCTGGGTGTGCCGGTCGAGGTCGACAACCGTCCCGGCAGCGCCGGCACCATCGCCGGCGATGTCGTCGCCAAGGCCAGCTCCGACGGCCATACGCTGTTGTTCCACCAGGCCAACATGCTGATCCAGCCGGGGCTGGAGCCGGTGCCGTACGACGTCGTGCGCGACTTCACGCCGGTGGCGCGCGTCGCCACCACGCCGCTGTTCCTGGTCATCGACGCCCGGCTGCCGATGCGCACCCCGGAACAATGGGTGACCGCGGTCAGGTCGAGCCCGGGTTCCTACAGCTATGGCTACGGCCAGCCCGGCAGCCCCTCGCACCTGTACGCCGAATACGCGGTGCGCGGCCTGCGCGGCGGCGTGCCGCTGGTCACCGCCAAGGGCGAGGCCGCCGTGGTGCAGGAGATGCTTGCCGGCCGCATCAGCGCCTGCTTCTGTTCGTTCGCCGCGGTGCAGAGCCAGGTCAAGAGCGGCGGGCTGCGGCTGGTCGGCGTGACCGGCGTGGCGCGTTCGCCGCTGGCGCCGCTGGTGCCGACGCTGCAGGAATCGGGGCAGGATGGCTACGCCGCCGCGGCCTGGTTCGGCGTGATGGCGCCGGCCAAGACCCCGCGTGCGATCGTGGCGCGGCTGGCCGGCGAGCTGGATGGCGTGATGTCCGAGCGCGAGGTGCGCTCGCGCCTGCAGGCCGCCGGGCTGACGCCGCTGCGCGACTCGCCGGAGGCGTTCGCCACCGCGATCCGCTCGGAATCGATCCAGTGGCAGGTCATCCTGAAGGACGTCCCGATCGCGCAGGAGCCTTGA
- a CDS encoding GNAT family N-acetyltransferase — MTKFTVRPMVSSDLPAVLAVQASCYTGGLLESQAALASRLALSPATCWVAHDPAQRGTLAAYLFTHAWPEHSLPPLDGVLDDGWRRQAAADTLTWFVHDMAVAPAGRGAGLAPRLYAAAQAAALDAGLRRSRLIAVQSAASWWRRLGYAPVAAGTASRHAVKLGDYGVDAVLMERVLAA; from the coding sequence ATGACGAAATTCACCGTGCGGCCAATGGTCTCGTCCGACCTGCCGGCCGTGCTGGCCGTGCAGGCCAGCTGCTATACCGGGGGCCTGCTGGAAAGCCAGGCGGCGCTGGCCAGCCGGCTGGCGCTGTCGCCGGCCACCTGCTGGGTCGCGCACGATCCCGCGCAGCGCGGCACCCTCGCCGCCTACCTGTTCACCCACGCCTGGCCCGAACACAGCCTGCCGCCGCTGGATGGCGTGCTTGACGATGGCTGGCGCCGGCAAGCCGCCGCCGACACCCTGACCTGGTTCGTGCACGACATGGCCGTGGCCCCCGCCGGCCGCGGCGCCGGGCTGGCGCCGCGCCTGTACGCGGCGGCGCAGGCGGCTGCGCTTGACGCCGGGCTGCGGCGCTCGCGGCTGATCGCGGTGCAGTCTGCCGCGTCATGGTGGCGCAGGCTTGGGTACGCGCCGGTGGCTGCCGGAACGGCGTCGCGGCATGCGGTCAAGCTGGGTGACTATGGAGTGGATGCGGTGTTGATGGAGCGGGTGTTGGCGGCTTGA
- a CDS encoding glutamate synthase subunit beta translates to MGKATGFLEFPRQNEGYEPVVKRVKHYKEFVFALSDSEAKLQGARCMDCGIPFCNNGCPVNNIIPDFNDLVYRQDWKSAIEVLHQTNNFPEFTGRICPAPCEAACTLGINELPVGIKSLEHAIIDKAWEEGWVKPQLPRHKTGKTVAVVGSGPAGMAAAQQLARAGHDVTVFEKNDRIGGLLRYGIPDFKMEKSLIDRRMEQMQAEGVTFRPGVMVTDGELPAGIKNYARETISAQALMEQFDAVVLAGGSEVPRDLPVPGRDLAGIHFALEFLIPQNKEVAGDGANEIRAEGKNVIVIGGGDTGSDCVGTSNRHGATSVTQFELLPQPPEEENKPLVWPYWPIKLRTSSSHDEGCERDWSVATKEFIGENGKVTALKACRVEWKDGRMQEVEGSEFILPADLVLLAMGFTNPVGSMLEAFGVDTDPRKNAKASTEGERAYHTNVPKVFAAGDVRRGQSLVVWAIREGRQAARSVDAFLMGHSDLPR, encoded by the coding sequence ATGGGTAAGGCGACTGGCTTTCTCGAATTTCCGCGCCAGAATGAGGGCTACGAACCGGTAGTCAAGCGCGTGAAGCACTACAAGGAATTCGTGTTCGCGCTGTCCGACAGCGAAGCGAAGCTCCAGGGTGCGCGCTGCATGGACTGCGGCATCCCGTTCTGCAACAACGGCTGCCCGGTCAACAACATCATCCCCGACTTCAACGACCTGGTGTACCGCCAGGACTGGAAGTCGGCGATCGAGGTGCTGCACCAGACCAACAACTTCCCCGAGTTCACCGGCCGCATCTGCCCGGCCCCGTGCGAGGCCGCCTGCACGCTGGGCATCAACGAGCTGCCGGTGGGCATCAAGTCGCTCGAGCACGCCATCATCGACAAGGCCTGGGAGGAGGGCTGGGTCAAGCCGCAGCTGCCGCGCCACAAGACCGGCAAGACCGTCGCCGTGGTCGGCTCCGGCCCCGCCGGCATGGCTGCCGCGCAGCAGCTGGCACGCGCCGGCCATGACGTGACCGTGTTCGAGAAGAACGACCGCATCGGCGGCCTGCTGCGCTACGGCATCCCCGACTTCAAGATGGAGAAGTCGCTGATCGACCGCCGCATGGAACAGATGCAGGCCGAAGGCGTGACCTTCCGTCCGGGCGTGATGGTGACCGACGGCGAACTGCCGGCCGGCATCAAGAACTATGCGCGCGAAACCATCTCGGCCCAGGCCCTGATGGAGCAATTCGACGCCGTGGTGCTGGCGGGCGGCTCGGAAGTGCCGCGCGACCTGCCGGTGCCGGGCCGCGACCTCGCCGGCATCCACTTCGCGCTGGAATTCCTGATCCCGCAGAACAAGGAAGTCGCCGGCGACGGCGCCAACGAGATCCGCGCCGAAGGCAAGAACGTGATCGTGATCGGCGGCGGCGATACCGGCTCCGACTGCGTCGGCACCTCCAACCGCCACGGCGCCACCTCGGTGACCCAGTTCGAGCTGCTGCCGCAGCCGCCGGAAGAAGAGAACAAGCCGCTGGTGTGGCCGTACTGGCCGATCAAGCTGCGCACCTCGTCGTCGCACGACGAAGGCTGCGAGCGCGACTGGTCGGTCGCCACCAAGGAATTCATCGGCGAGAACGGCAAGGTGACGGCACTGAAGGCCTGCCGCGTCGAATGGAAGGATGGCCGCATGCAGGAAGTGGAAGGCAGCGAATTCATCCTGCCGGCTGACTTGGTGCTGCTGGCGATGGGCTTCACCAACCCGGTGGGCTCGATGCTGGAAGCCTTCGGCGTCGACACCGACCCGCGCAAGAATGCCAAGGCCTCGACCGAAGGCGAACGCGCCTACCACACCAACGTACCCAAGGTGTTCGCCGCCGGCGACGTGCGCCGCGGCCAGTCGCTGGTGGTGTGGGCGATCCGCGAAGGCCGCCAGGCCGCGCGCTCGGTCGACGCCTTCCTGATGGGGCATAGCGACCTGCCGCGCTGA